CAGATTATTACTCGGAGCTCAGTCAGATTATGCAAAACAAGTCATTCTTTCGTCGGTCACTTCTCGTTGGTGCAGGGGCCTTTGCCCTCGGGGCAGCATCGGTGGGCGTCGTGGGCAGCGCGATTGGCGCGCAGGACACGACAGCGCCGCAGGAGGCGCGACCGAAGATGATGGCGCCGAACGCCAATTTGATTCAGCAACTCTCCTTTGCGGATCTGGTGGAAGAGGTCAGCCCGGCTGTTGTGAGCATCCGAACCGAGACCTCGGTGCCCCTGCGCAAGCGCATGGGCCTTCCCCCGGAATTTGAACGTATGCTGCCGCCCGAATTCCGCGGCGGCGGTGATGAGGAGGAAGAAGGCACGGCGCGCGCCGAAGGCTCGGGCTTCTTCATCGATGACCAGGGCCATATCGTCACCAACAACCACGTGGTGGAGGGTGCCGATTCGATCAGCGTAGTACTAAGCTCCGGTGAAGAGCTGGAGGCCACACTCGTCGGTACCGATCCGTCAACGGACCTTGCGGTCCTGCGCGTGCAGCCGTCAAGCAAACAGAAATTCGTGCGCTTCTCCACCGACGCCGACCTGCGCGTTGGTGACTATGTCCTCGCCGTTGGTAACCCGTTCGGCCTTGGCGGTTCGGTGACCTCAGGCATCGTCTCGGCCATCGGTCGGGAGAACCGGGGCGCAACACCGTATGCGGACTTTATCCAGATCGATGCCTCCATCAATCGCGGGAACTCCGGCGGACCGACATTTGACCTCAAGGGCAATGTCGTCGGTGTGAACACGGCGATCATTTCGCCGACCGGCGGCAATGTCGGCATTGGCCTCGCCGTACCGGCAGACGTGGCGTCCGATATCGTCGGTCAGCTGATTGCTGATGGATCCGTTACGCGCGGCTGGCTCGGCGTCACGATCGGTGACCTTGATGAGCGTCTGGCTGGGGCTGTCGGCCTTGAAGAAGCCAAGGGCGCACTTGTCGCTGCGGTGTCTGAAGGCTCACCGGCTGAGAAGGCGGGCTTCAAGGAAGGGGACGTGGTCCTCGAATTCGACCGCAAGCCGATTGAATCTTCGGCGGGTCTGACCCGCGCTGTTGGCGCACTGCCGCCCGGCAAACAGGTCAAGGCCAAGGTGCTGCGCGATGGCAAGACCCAGAGCCTGAACGTGACGCTGGCCAAGCGTGATCCGATGGAAGCGCGTGAAGCAGGTGAATCGGTCACGCCAAAGGGCCACGACATGAAGGATCTGGGGGTGACGTTCTCGTCGCTCAGCCCGCAGACGCGCGAACAGATGGGTTTTGAAGACGATGTGACCGGTGTGCTGGTGACAGATGTCGAGAAAAAATCCGAAGCGGCCGAGGCCGGTATCCGGTCCGGCATGCTGATCACCCGCGCTGACAACAAGAACGTGTCATCGCCTCAAGACATTGAAAAGGCTGTGGAAGCTGCAAAGGCACGCGGCAAGGAAGCAGTTCTGATCCGTGTGCAGACACCACAACGCGGGGCCTATTTCCTCGCCCTGCCTGTGTCTGGCGGTGGTGAAGACGACGATCGCGGTTGATCAGGCCTCGCAGCAGTGAATAGCAGCCTCCGGCCACAGGTATTTGCCTTTGGCCGGAGGCTGCACACATATTATAAGAATGCAGATTGCCCTGAAGGGCAGGCCATGTGGGGCAACCCACGGAGGATATGATGAGAATTCTGGTTGTTGAGGATGACGCCGACGCCGCAACCTTCCTTGTGAAGGGCCTGCGCGAGGCGGGACATGCAGTCGATCATGCGCTGGACGGTCTGACCGGCAAAAACATGGCCGAATCGGGCGGATACGACGCCTATGTGATTGACCGTATGCTGCCCGGCATGGACGGCGTGACAATGCTGGAAAACCGCCGCGGCGATGGTGATGAAACACCCGCCCTGTTCCTTTCCGCGCTGGGGGAAGTGGATGACCGCGTCGCCGGCCTGAAGGCAGGCGGCGATGACTATCTGGTCAAGCCCTATGCGTTTTCTGAACTGATCGCTCGTGTCGAGGCGCTGGGCCGCCGGCGCGGTCCCCAGAATATTCAGACCCGGTTCAAGGTCGGTGATCTGGAAATGGATATCCTCACCCGGACGGTTCGCCGCGCGGGCAAGAAAATTGATCTGCAGCCCCGTGAATTCCGTCTGCTGGAATATTTGATCCGCCATTCAGGTCAGGTTGTGACCCGCACCATGCTGTTGGAGAATGTGTGGGAGTATCATTTTGATCCGCAGACCAACGTGATTGATGTTCACATCTCACGCCTGCGCTCCAAAATCGACAAGGAATTTGACAAACCGCTCCTGCGGACGGTTCGCGGTGCGGGCTATACGCTGACGGATGAAGACGAATAAGTCAGGAAGGGGCGGCCCCGGCCGCCTTTTTTTACGCTTCATGCAATGGGAAAGCGCCTGACATGCCAACCGCTGACGATACGCCGCTGACACAGCGCCGGTTTCTGCCGCGCCTGTTCCGCACGTCTGCGTTTCGGTACACCATCGCCTTTTTCATCCTGTTTGTGCTGTCGATCGGCGGTATCGGCTATTTCGTTTTTGCCTCCACCCTT
This genomic stretch from Parvularcula sp. LCG005 harbors:
- a CDS encoding winged helix-turn-helix domain-containing protein, with the protein product MRILVVEDDADAATFLVKGLREAGHAVDHALDGLTGKNMAESGGYDAYVIDRMLPGMDGVTMLENRRGDGDETPALFLSALGEVDDRVAGLKAGGDDYLVKPYAFSELIARVEALGRRRGPQNIQTRFKVGDLEMDILTRTVRRAGKKIDLQPREFRLLEYLIRHSGQVVTRTMLLENVWEYHFDPQTNVIDVHISRLRSKIDKEFDKPLLRTVRGAGYTLTDEDE
- a CDS encoding Do family serine endopeptidase, with translation MQNKSFFRRSLLVGAGAFALGAASVGVVGSAIGAQDTTAPQEARPKMMAPNANLIQQLSFADLVEEVSPAVVSIRTETSVPLRKRMGLPPEFERMLPPEFRGGGDEEEEGTARAEGSGFFIDDQGHIVTNNHVVEGADSISVVLSSGEELEATLVGTDPSTDLAVLRVQPSSKQKFVRFSTDADLRVGDYVLAVGNPFGLGGSVTSGIVSAIGRENRGATPYADFIQIDASINRGNSGGPTFDLKGNVVGVNTAIISPTGGNVGIGLAVPADVASDIVGQLIADGSVTRGWLGVTIGDLDERLAGAVGLEEAKGALVAAVSEGSPAEKAGFKEGDVVLEFDRKPIESSAGLTRAVGALPPGKQVKAKVLRDGKTQSLNVTLAKRDPMEAREAGESVTPKGHDMKDLGVTFSSLSPQTREQMGFEDDVTGVLVTDVEKKSEAAEAGIRSGMLITRADNKNVSSPQDIEKAVEAAKARGKEAVLIRVQTPQRGAYFLALPVSGGGEDDDRG